In Clostridia bacterium, the following proteins share a genomic window:
- the rsmB gene encoding 16S rRNA (cytosine(967)-C(5))-methyltransferase RsmB, with translation MEKAGIAARELALRVIFSVNERGAFSDLATTRALSASPLGRLDRSLVTELVSGTVKRRLTLDWALGRWLPRGMAGTPPWARNILRLAAYQILYLDRIPASAACDTAVELAKKYAPRTAGLVNAVLRSLARNGRPDLPPFSADPVTHLALKHSHPPWLVQRWLRRWGREWTEALMEAANRPPPLAVRVNTLKREPREVAAEFKARGQEVRESGYAPEGLVVEGLSFLEDLPGLQAGHYVFQDEGSMVVSHALSPREQSLTVDACAGLGTKTTHLAQLNHNRGDILAVDRQPGRLRLLRRACARLGVTCVRSLAADARRLPDLVDDTPEFVLVDAPCSGLGVLRRRADARWKKNPRDLAVLPALQLELLEAAWALLPSGGVLVYSTCTVEPEENQEVVRELRDRHPDLVPEDLNSHLPRPLPRPEDRQQAAQGWLQLYPHVHGTDGFFIARLRKR, from the coding sequence ATAGAGAAGGCGGGAATCGCCGCGCGCGAGCTGGCCCTAAGGGTCATCTTCAGCGTGAACGAAAGGGGGGCGTTCAGCGACCTGGCCACTACCCGGGCCTTGTCCGCGAGCCCCCTCGGTCGTTTGGACCGGTCCCTGGTAACCGAATTGGTGAGCGGTACGGTGAAGCGGCGCCTGACTCTGGACTGGGCTTTGGGGCGCTGGCTTCCGCGCGGGATGGCGGGAACTCCCCCCTGGGCCAGGAATATCCTGCGGCTGGCGGCTTACCAGATTCTGTACCTGGATCGGATACCGGCCTCGGCCGCCTGCGATACTGCGGTAGAGCTCGCCAAGAAGTACGCCCCACGCACGGCCGGCCTGGTAAACGCCGTGCTGCGAAGCCTGGCGCGGAACGGTCGCCCCGATCTTCCTCCCTTTTCCGCCGATCCCGTTACTCACCTCGCGCTCAAGCATTCTCACCCCCCCTGGCTGGTCCAGCGCTGGCTGCGGCGGTGGGGCAGGGAATGGACGGAGGCCCTGATGGAGGCCGCCAACCGCCCCCCCCCTCTGGCCGTGCGGGTAAACACTCTGAAGCGAGAACCCCGGGAGGTGGCAGCGGAATTCAAGGCCCGGGGGCAGGAAGTCCGGGAGTCCGGGTATGCTCCCGAGGGTCTGGTGGTAGAGGGGCTCTCCTTTCTGGAGGACCTGCCCGGGCTGCAGGCCGGGCATTACGTCTTCCAAGATGAGGGTTCTATGGTGGTCAGCCACGCGCTTTCGCCCCGGGAGCAATCACTTACGGTGGACGCCTGCGCCGGGCTGGGCACCAAGACCACGCACCTGGCCCAACTGAATCATAACCGGGGAGACATCCTGGCGGTAGACCGGCAGCCCGGACGCCTGCGCCTTCTCCGCCGGGCCTGCGCGCGCCTGGGAGTAACCTGCGTGCGTTCCCTGGCCGCGGATGCCCGCCGGCTGCCGGATCTGGTCGACGATACGCCTGAATTCGTACTGGTAGACGCACCCTGTTCGGGGCTGGGGGTGCTGCGCCGCCGGGCCGACGCCCGCTGGAAGAAGAATCCCCGGGACCTGGCCGTCCTTCCCGCACTCCAGCTGGAACTGCTCGAGGCCGCCTGGGCGCTGCTGCCCTCCGGCGGGGTTCTGGTCTACAGCACCTGCACGGTGGAGCCGGAGGAGAACCAGGAGGTGGTACGGGAGCTGCGGGACCGGCATCCCGATCTCGTACCCGAAGATCTCAATTCGCACCTGCCCAGGCCCCTGCCGCGACCCGAGGACCGGCAACAGGCAGCCCAGGGCTGGCTGCAGCTTTACCCCCACGTGCACGGCACCGACGGCTTCTTCATCGCCCGCCTGCGCAAGCGGTAA
- a CDS encoding DUF3662 domain-containing protein — MAWLRQLEERLSAWWESTGRRTVGAGIQPVEIAKKLLREMGSHKKISVKRIYVPNRYLVYLSSDDWIALSAMEQALTEELGAYLEEKAAERGFTLVGKPQVRLEVDEALPSGRLRLHSRFSEDEPEPSAEQANHRVTLKVVRGPDSGLSVALGQEEVLIGRRPGCHLVLTDPNVSRQHAVIERRQELYWLIDLDSTNGTYINGQRVHRQPLRPGDRIQIGDSELEVEWHY, encoded by the coding sequence GTGGCCTGGTTGCGGCAGTTGGAAGAACGCCTCAGCGCGTGGTGGGAAAGCACCGGTCGCCGAACCGTAGGAGCAGGAATCCAGCCGGTAGAAATCGCCAAGAAATTGCTGCGGGAAATGGGCTCCCACAAGAAGATAAGCGTGAAGCGGATATACGTGCCCAACCGCTATCTCGTATACCTCAGCAGCGACGACTGGATTGCCCTGAGCGCCATGGAACAGGCTCTGACCGAGGAATTGGGCGCCTACCTGGAGGAGAAGGCGGCCGAACGGGGGTTTACCCTGGTAGGCAAACCCCAAGTGCGGCTGGAAGTGGACGAGGCTCTGCCGTCGGGCCGCCTGCGTCTGCACAGCCGCTTCAGCGAAGACGAACCGGAACCCTCCGCCGAGCAGGCGAACCACCGGGTAACGCTGAAGGTGGTGCGGGGACCGGACAGCGGCCTCAGCGTGGCCTTGGGCCAGGAGGAAGTACTCATCGGCCGCCGGCCCGGGTGCCACCTGGTATTGACCGACCCGAACGTGTCCCGGCAGCACGCGGTAATCGAAAGGCGCCAGGAGCTCTATTGGCTTATCGACCTGGACAGCACCAACGGCACCTACATCAACGGTCAGAGGGTCCACCGGCAACCCCTCCGGCCCGGAGACCGCATTCAAATAGGAGACAGCGAACTGGAGGTAGAATGGCATTACTAG
- a CDS encoding Stp1/IreP family PP2C-type Ser/Thr phosphatase, with protein MEAQARTHPGLVRKENEDAFLVREELGVFAVADGLGGHLAGEVASWLAVRTVERALEEVPSGPPRERLMEAIREANRQVFLEGQTCAEHRGMGTTLTVAWLLDSNLYLGHVGDSSAYHYRRGRLRKLTQDHSLAEEMRRLGGLGPEAARHHPQRHVLTRAVGTEPEVAVDSLVMPLEAGDLLLLCTDGLSSLVSASELEAVLRTNTGLDALLDRLFALALTRGAPDNVTAVLIRYE; from the coding sequence GTGGAAGCTCAGGCAAGGACGCATCCGGGTTTGGTACGCAAGGAGAATGAAGACGCCTTCCTGGTCAGGGAGGAGTTGGGAGTATTTGCCGTAGCCGACGGCCTGGGCGGGCACCTGGCCGGGGAGGTGGCCAGCTGGCTGGCGGTTCGGACGGTAGAAAGGGCGCTGGAGGAGGTCCCGTCGGGCCCACCCCGAGAGCGGTTGATGGAGGCCATCCGGGAGGCCAACCGCCAGGTGTTCCTGGAAGGACAAACCTGCGCCGAACACCGGGGAATGGGGACGACCCTGACCGTGGCCTGGCTGCTCGACTCCAACCTATACCTGGGTCACGTGGGCGACAGCAGCGCCTACCACTACCGGAGGGGCCGTCTGCGCAAACTGACCCAGGACCATTCCCTGGCGGAGGAGATGCGCCGTCTGGGCGGACTGGGCCCGGAAGCCGCCCGCCATCATCCGCAGCGGCACGTTCTCACCCGCGCCGTGGGCACGGAACCGGAGGTGGCGGTGGACAGCCTGGTAATGCCGCTGGAAGCCGGGGATCTGCTGCTCCTATGCACGGACGGCCTTTCCTCGCTGGTTTCGGCCTCGGAACTGGAAGCGGTGTTGCGGACGAACACCGGACTCGACGCCCTGCTCGACCGGCTCTTTGCCCTCGCCCTCACCCGCGGGGCACCGGACAACGTCACCGCCGTGCTGATCCGCTATGAATAG
- a CDS encoding FtsW/RodA/SpoVE family cell cycle protein, which translates to MNRGLEAKLLLIVSLFLLLLVVHLYRSGEGGERLWRLAGLLGGYWAVYAVKRWRWPQTDTVLLPAAYLLNLLGLVELYGLEPALADRQVLWVLIGLGGLCLLALLPDYRTLLEYRYSAAVLALVLLGATLAVGTRIGGAKSWLSLGVLRFQPVEAVKLLMVVSLAGYLDEHRELLSVNWRSWGRIGLPAPQALVPLGAIWGLSLLLVAVQRDLGAGLILFCTLVTMLYLATGRSLYLVTGAALLLAGLVAGYHLFGHVQERIWVWLDPWSEAYGAGYQVLQGLFALAEGGLVGTGVGRGYGHLIPASATDYLFAVLAEEMGLAGALGVIGLYLVLAWRGFGIAAQSQDAAGSLLAGGLTALLALQSLVLLAGVTRLFPLTGVTLPLFSYGGSSTVVFYLVIGLLLQLGGRRTGPEEELT; encoded by the coding sequence ATGAATAGGGGTCTGGAGGCAAAACTGCTGCTGATCGTTTCCCTCTTCCTGCTGCTCCTCGTGGTGCACCTCTACCGGTCCGGGGAAGGCGGCGAGCGTCTGTGGCGCCTGGCCGGTCTGCTGGGCGGCTACTGGGCCGTCTACGCGGTCAAACGGTGGCGCTGGCCCCAAACCGATACCGTACTGCTTCCCGCCGCCTATCTTCTCAACCTTCTGGGACTGGTGGAACTCTATGGTCTTGAGCCCGCACTCGCCGACCGTCAGGTGCTGTGGGTGCTGATCGGCCTTGGCGGCCTGTGCCTGCTTGCCCTGCTGCCCGACTACCGCACCCTCCTGGAATACAGGTATTCCGCCGCCGTCCTCGCCCTGGTCCTGCTCGGCGCCACCCTGGCGGTGGGCACCAGGATAGGCGGGGCCAAGAGCTGGCTGAGCCTCGGCGTCCTTCGTTTTCAGCCGGTCGAGGCGGTCAAGCTGCTGATGGTCGTTTCCCTGGCCGGATATCTGGACGAGCACCGCGAGCTCCTTTCCGTGAACTGGCGGTCCTGGGGGAGAATAGGGCTCCCCGCCCCCCAGGCCCTGGTGCCCCTGGGCGCGATCTGGGGCCTCTCGCTCCTGCTGGTGGCCGTACAGCGGGACCTGGGGGCCGGGCTGATACTGTTTTGCACGCTGGTGACGATGCTTTACCTGGCCACCGGGCGATCCCTCTATCTGGTAACCGGAGCAGCACTACTGCTGGCGGGACTGGTGGCCGGCTATCACCTGTTCGGGCACGTGCAGGAGAGAATCTGGGTATGGCTCGATCCGTGGTCCGAGGCCTACGGAGCGGGGTACCAGGTGTTGCAGGGTCTTTTCGCCCTGGCGGAGGGCGGCCTGGTCGGGACCGGGGTGGGGCGGGGCTACGGCCACCTCATCCCGGCGTCGGCTACCGATTACCTGTTCGCCGTTCTGGCCGAGGAAATGGGTCTGGCCGGTGCCTTGGGAGTGATCGGCCTCTACCTGGTCTTGGCCTGGCGCGGGTTTGGGATCGCAGCCCAAAGCCAGGATGCCGCGGGCTCCCTGCTGGCCGGAGGCCTGACCGCGCTCCTCGCCCTGCAGAGCCTCGTACTCCTGGCAGGAGTAACCAGGCTCTTCCCGCTCACCGGGGTCACCCTGCCCCTATTCAGCTACGGCGGCAGTTCCACGGTGGTATTCTACCTGGTGATCGGCCTGCTCCTGCAACTGGGCGGCCGCAGAACAGGGCCGGAGGAAGAGCTGACATGA
- a CDS encoding zinc metallopeptidase encodes MWFPLFDPTLILLVPAIVLALYAQAKVQSTYQRYLRVPASSGLTGAAVARQLLDRAGVRNVRIEVTPRTLGDHYDPRARILRLSPEVYQSSSLAAIGVAAHEAGHAIQHHTRYLPLYLRSAFVPVAQLGSNLAFPLLFLGIILGWPELARIGVYAFVGVVLFQLITLPVEFNASNRAIALLSTGGYVHRQEIRAAREVLGAAALTYLAAALMAVLNLIRLLLISSAMGGREE; translated from the coding sequence ATGTGGTTTCCCTTGTTTGATCCCACCCTGATACTGTTGGTGCCGGCCATTGTCCTGGCCCTCTACGCTCAGGCCAAGGTTCAGTCCACCTACCAGCGCTACCTGCGGGTTCCGGCCTCGAGCGGCCTGACCGGCGCGGCGGTGGCCCGCCAGTTGCTCGATCGGGCGGGAGTTAGGAACGTACGCATCGAGGTTACTCCCCGCACTCTGGGTGACCATTACGACCCCCGGGCCCGAATACTGCGGCTTTCGCCGGAAGTATACCAGAGCAGTTCCCTGGCGGCCATCGGGGTTGCGGCCCACGAGGCAGGCCATGCCATCCAGCATCATACCCGCTACCTGCCGCTGTACCTGCGCTCGGCCTTCGTTCCCGTTGCTCAGCTGGGCTCCAACCTGGCCTTCCCGCTCCTGTTCCTGGGAATAATCCTCGGCTGGCCGGAACTGGCGCGTATCGGGGTGTACGCCTTCGTGGGTGTGGTCTTATTCCAGCTGATCACTCTCCCGGTGGAGTTTAACGCCAGCAACCGCGCCATTGCCCTGTTGTCCACCGGCGGTTACGTGCACCGGCAGGAAATCCGGGCGGCGCGGGAAGTGCTGGGCGCCGCGGCCTTAACCTATCTGGCGGCCGCGCTTATGGCCGTGCTCAACCTGATCCGCCTCCTCCTCATTTCTTCCGCCATGGGGGGTAGGGAAGAATAG
- a CDS encoding FHA domain-containing protein has translation MALLDVLITALRYLFLVLLYWFLAQIIRAAWQDLHRAKEGTGPTEGPPGARLVVLDPTGKKGPVFSLKEYVTIGRDPHNDIVLPAPTVSARHAVLVRRGQDYWVQDAGSTNGTYINGVRLRGPARISAGDRITLGDTTLKFLG, from the coding sequence ATGGCATTACTAGACGTCCTGATCACCGCCCTGCGTTACCTCTTCCTGGTCCTGCTTTACTGGTTCCTGGCACAGATTATTCGGGCGGCCTGGCAGGACCTGCATAGGGCCAAAGAGGGGACTGGGCCGACCGAAGGTCCGCCCGGAGCCCGCCTGGTGGTGCTTGATCCCACCGGCAAGAAAGGCCCGGTGTTTTCTCTGAAGGAGTATGTGACCATCGGCCGGGATCCGCACAACGACATCGTGCTGCCGGCACCGACGGTTTCCGCCCGGCACGCCGTCCTCGTCCGGCGGGGGCAAGACTATTGGGTTCAGGATGCCGGGAGTACCAACGGTACCTACATCAACGGGGTTCGGCTTCGGGGACCGGCCAGGATCAGTGCCGGGGATAGGATTACCTTGGGAGACACCACTTTAAAATTCCTGGGGTGA
- the rlmN gene encoding 23S rRNA (adenine(2503)-C(2))-methyltransferase RlmN: MDRIDLRDLDWAEMQTLVKELGAEPYRAEQLFAWIHRRGSTAFEEMTDLPRSLRRVLAERSHIGSPVPERQLVSADGQTRKCLLRFPDGEGAETVLMLYPRRRTRDRVSTCISSQIGCALACRFCATGELGFRRNLRPSELVGQVYFWNRRLAAEDGGEAVTNVVYMGMGEPLLNYEAVVKSIRILSHPEGLNLGQRRVTVSTCGVVPGIRRLAEEGLSVRLAVSLHAADDELRNRLLPINRRFPLAELLSACRHYASRTRRRVTFAYLLLAGINDSPRHARRLGELLRGIPCQVNLIPYNSVRGKDFRPPSPEGVRAFREVLERFGLEASLREERGADISAACGQLRGG; this comes from the coding sequence ATGGATAGAATAGATCTGCGAGACTTGGATTGGGCGGAAATGCAGACTCTGGTAAAGGAACTGGGTGCCGAACCCTACCGGGCCGAACAGTTGTTCGCCTGGATCCACCGGCGGGGCAGCACCGCCTTCGAGGAAATGACCGACCTTCCCCGCAGCCTGCGCCGGGTCCTGGCGGAGAGGAGTCATATCGGCTCGCCGGTGCCGGAGCGGCAGCTGGTTTCCGCCGACGGGCAGACCCGAAAGTGCCTCCTGCGGTTCCCGGACGGAGAGGGAGCGGAGACGGTCCTGATGCTGTATCCCCGCCGCCGCACGCGCGACCGGGTGAGCACCTGCATTTCCAGCCAGATCGGCTGTGCCCTGGCCTGCCGTTTCTGCGCTACCGGTGAACTGGGGTTCCGGCGCAACCTGCGGCCGTCGGAACTGGTAGGGCAGGTCTACTTCTGGAACCGCAGACTGGCGGCCGAAGACGGCGGGGAAGCGGTAACCAACGTGGTCTACATGGGAATGGGGGAGCCGCTGCTGAATTACGAGGCGGTGGTGAAGAGCATCCGCATCCTGAGCCACCCCGAGGGACTGAACCTGGGCCAGCGCCGCGTTACCGTGTCCACCTGCGGCGTAGTTCCGGGCATCCGCCGGCTGGCAGAGGAAGGCCTTTCGGTACGCCTGGCCGTGTCCCTGCACGCTGCGGACGACGAGTTGCGCAACCGGCTGCTGCCGATCAACCGGCGGTTCCCTTTGGCCGAACTGCTGTCCGCCTGCCGGCACTACGCCTCCCGGACGCGCCGCCGCGTCACCTTCGCCTACCTGCTGCTGGCGGGAATAAACGATTCCCCGCGGCACGCCAGGCGGCTGGGGGAGTTGCTCAGGGGAATACCTTGTCAGGTGAATCTCATACCCTACAACTCCGTGAGAGGAAAGGACTTTCGCCCCCCATCCCCGGAAGGGGTCCGGGCCTTCAGGGAAGTCCTGGAGAGGTTCGGACTGGAGGCCAGCCTGCGGGAGGAGCGGGGAGCAGACATCAGCGCCGCCTGCGGACAGTTGCGGGGTGGGTGA